From the genome of Liolophura sinensis isolate JHLJ2023 chromosome 5, CUHK_Ljap_v2, whole genome shotgun sequence:
TATATAGATCTCCTCACGGCGATTCGTATGTCAGATGGACATTACTACAAACcttgatgtatacatgtatggagtaaGATATCATACCTGGGTACGTCGTTCGTGGCAGAAGGTGGACTAATTACGACAGAAACGAGAAAAGATAAAACGTATTGAACACGACCTGCCGTACAAAACCTTGCTGAGGAGTACTGGAGAACACAAACGCAATAGGCACTTTGAGAAGTCCATCAATtagaaatatgcaaatttatgtGAAGGCAGACAAATGGCTATCGGGTCATCCAGAAGGAAAATCCGCTGACAGGTATCATTCCCTTTACCTGTTTGGTTCTTATGGAATGGTGCATaatgataagtacatgtaccaatagTCCAATGAAATGGAACCAACAGATACATGGTTCGAAGCTGCGGCCTCATAGAAGGCAAACGAAATAACACTTCAATattcaacaataaaaaaattgttgatgGCAAACAATGTTATGGATCTGAAAATTCAAAACAGGAAGTCGGATTTCACACatgatttatctttgtgttgttttgggaaAATATAATGTCCTTATACTTCCTGCCATCAAGCTGAGGTAACTAAGTTACACACTTCAACCGAAATCCGTGCTGTTCTTTAAACGTAACGGATGTCCCACTGTTGGGGATTTTAGAAACGTTCTCTGTTCACAACATGATCATCTCCTTCTTTTCTCGGCTAAACCGGTGATTGCATGTTCACTTCCTGAAGCTACTGTATTTTTTCCTGAAATTCCAGCATCcattaaaacatattctgttAGGCTTTTTGAATTTTAGAATTAGGGCGATGCAAAAGCCTTCTTTTTTAAATCATCTAGAAATACAAGCATGTAGGAGCTAACAAACCTAATTTTTGATAACCAAAAAAGTGTTTCAAAAGTACACATTTACATACGCCGCAAGGACGGACAACATGTGTCAAATACGAGGAATATATGTTCATTCCTGAAAGAAATCCTGTTCAACAACTCAAAACGCACAGATGTAATATATGGACGACGCTTTTGAATACATGTTTGTTTCGTCGAGAATATAccttttaagtacatgtaaatcattttgTAAAGGGCGTACCATTGCAAAATGCCACATAAAAATGCAATGAGTATGTCAAACAAGGAAAAGGTaaagtatgaaataaaaaatattacacaacatCTAGTCATTGGCATACTTTTAAGCATAGGTTCTTTCCTTTGCCGACAAAATTCAAGTTCTAACGCATTCCGGACATTCAGGAATgacgtactgaagaatattataCCTAATTAATTGTGGTTAGGTCCACTGGTGAAGAAAACTTGGTGGATGATGGAGAAAATCGCCGTAATTTACCAGATACTTGAGAAAAGCATTGTTTTTCGGATGCTGCCAGGCCAGCGGGAGTTGTACTCAAGCACTGGACCTTGCTGGTCAAGAACTGACCGAACGTGGTAAATGCGAGTGTTATTTGAATTAATTAGCAAAGGCAGGCTCAGATGGAATGAATATCAGCAGCATTATAAATCTCATATTCCCGATAGGACTGGAGAAGTATTAGATGAGATAAGAATAAGCAATGTTGCAAATCTGGGAATCTCAAGTTCTAATCCAGATAGATTTAAGAATAAGCAGAGTTACAATCTGAGAAGATTGTTCTAAATCAGATGACAAAAGAAGAAGCAATGTTACAAACTTGAAAAGCACAAGTTCTAAATCAGACGGGAAAAACATTCACGGAATGTGGCAAATACGAGAAACACAAATTCTATTTCACAGTGCATAACAATGAGAAGTTTTATAAATCTAGGAAACCCAAGCCCTTGTTCAAATGGGATAAGAATACAAATCTGAGAAGCTCAATTCTATTCCTATGGACGGAAAGAGTTCTATATCAGATGTGATACGAATACGCAAATGTAGGTAATTTAAGAAAttcaaatttgatttaaaaaatattaaaatgtgaaaTTGTTCAGATTTAATATAGATGAGCCGTTTCAAATCTTAGtctaaaatataataaacaaagttATGTTCAAATGTGGAATGCCCAACTTCTAGTTTAGATCGAGAAAGAATAAGCAATGTTAAAAGCTGAAATATTATATTGTGGTTCAGATCAGATAAGAATAAGCAAAGCTTAAATTCTTCTAGTTAGTATTCCGTTTTGTGTACAGTGTTAAAAACCTGAGAGACAATGTTACAAATCTGAGACACACATTCTGGTACACAATGGAATAGAATAAGCAATGTGGCAAGTCTGAGAAATTAGTTCTGGTTTAGCCGGAATTAGCAAAAGCCATGTTGGAAATCCCAGGAAGCCTCTCACGTTCTGGACTAGACAATACATAAGAATAAGCAATTTTACAAATCTATTCACATTCTATCTCACATGGAATAAAAATAGGAACTATTACTGATCTAGGAGATCAAGTTTTAGTACAGAGAATAACAGAAGAAGCATTGCTACAAATAAGAGAATGCCAAGTTTTATCCTAGAAGGGGGATAATAACAAAGACTGGATTGTTTCAGTTCTACTGTTATACAGTTTTGCTGTCAGAAATCTGAGCAACAATATTACAAAGAGAAGCTTCAGTTCTAGTGAACATGAAGCCGGGAGAAGAAAAGGAATGTTAGATCTGGGAAGCTCAAAATCTGACTTATTTTTAcgctcaatttttttttcttttgattggtgttttatgtcgtactcaagacaatatataaaaaattcgacttgaatattagataaaatatttgaagatcCCAGATTAAACATCGGTAATGACGTCACAGCATTGTCCTAATATCGATCTTTTTTCACGAATCGACGGTTGATGTTGTTAGAATGGCCTGTGAAGACTTTCGCTGAATGTGTATATTGGCTACTTCACTGAAATTGGAGTTGATTTCCTGTGCCTGATATATAAACGTTAAGGCTTCTAGCCTGGCACCTATATGTAACTCATAAGGCTACTGGGGCTATCTAGACGAATGGTTTCCTTAGGCGTAAGACTCTTGCGTTACAGGACCAAAAGACACATTACCGTCATTGTCTTCCATATCTCGCGCATAGTATGTTGTGGCGACTACACCTACAGAACCATACGGGACTTGCTCAGTAATGTGCAATTTTTATGCACATAATATACACCGGACCATAGCCGCACAGTTCCATGCAGTTACCACGCTGTACTGTATAGCTACTTTGCCGTATCGTAAGGTTTGAACTGCGATGACTTTCTCATCAGTACCTCTCAGATAACATATAGTGCCATGCAGATTAAGTTTTGCAGTTATTCGACGACAAATGATTCACAAAAATATCGTCTAGCACAAATCTAAAAGaactttgaaaagaaaaagaaagaaaaggcCTTTGCTCATCCTTTGCATTACACTTCCTTAACACAAGCGTACCAACAATGTGAAATTGTTTGTGGAATGCATTACTGCTCCTTCACACGCAACGCGTTACTGAAAGCGCAACCTCCaacaaaaatgtcaattaacTGAATACAGGCTCCGGTATTTGCCTAGTGAACAAGCCATTGCTAAAACCAAAACTTAAACCAAATGGCTAATGTgttgaaatgtgtattttttttaaaaccatgaTAAGAATATGGAGTTTGTTGTGATAAGACAACAATTAGCTAACAGTATTCCTAATCTGCGAAGCTCAAAGattaaaagaaattattttataatggcttaaaataatatttaaattgtggCAAATAATGAAACTAGTATTTCAAATATGTCATAATAATGATTATCAGTGATATTTTAGATATCAAATcttgaaattattatttcaaaaatgaaatattattgatggCTTTTATTGTCATCTTTTACCTACAAAAAATACCACACGATTACTTAGTACCAATGTGTTATCacactataaatatatttaccaaGTTTAGGCAGCACATTTCAGTCGTTATCAAGTCGGCTAGTTGCTAACATATTTCTCGATAAGTGTGTGAAGAAGTAATTAACCTCCGTGTGTTCCGAGGCGTGCTTTGAGCATGTTTACGTCGTATGTGCCAAACGCGGTAAAACAAACATGGCCGACCCAACTGGCCCCCAACCGCTAATGTCGTGAAACAGTAATTAAACAGTCGCAATCGGCTTGGCATATTTAGTATACACTCATTAATGTGGACAGACGCAAGACTCCTGCGGGGTACAGTCTGTCATCCTTAAGCATTATGACTAGGTAACATTggcaaaatgacaaaaagttcTAAGGGAAATGCCGTAAATAAGTATTTTTCAATGAAaaggttattttattttaactccaCACTCGagcatttttcacttatacgactgtggttTGTAACTGGTGTACACATGGTAAAACATTGAAATTTGGTAAACTTCCCcaatgtgatgtacagatattgaGACCGAAGATCAttctggtggaagacaaatggtcttcaacaaaaGTTTGACGGAGCAAAGGACCCTTTAAGAATCATTCTCACAAAGTCCTCATAACGAAAGCAGGGAAATCTACAAACTCACTGTCCAAGTTTGAGTTTAAACACACACCCCGTGTATTCTATCGGTACTAGACCAAAACTAGTTCAGTAtgaaattaaaagaataaacaaataacttttcTTACCATCAGTCAGCCAAGCAGATAATATGCTATTTATAAgctattatttgatttttgatgaaCGTAAAAATTTAGAACCTCATTGCGATGCTTCCTTTATGATCATGGCAGCTAAATCCGCTGCAAGGTTATCTTCACATTGTCACATCGCATTTTCCTATGTATTTCAATAACCAAAAACGTAGGGTTTAAATCAGATTTTACTTCAAGAAGAGCTTTGCTTCAGTCAGCTATATGTAACTTACATAAAGCATGCATTTTTCTGCCAGGGCAAAAATGGAGCATGTTTTATTTAAGAGTGACTAAGGAACATTGATTCTTACCTGATTTCTGGACGATGTGATCTTTTTGTTATTCGTTTTGACCCCGTTTGCTCCACCGCCCGGGGTTTTAGGGATGGTGTTGGAGAGAAGGATACGGGCTATGAGACCGTACAGGACTGTTGTTATCATGAGAGGGATGACGTAAAACACTATTAAATCGGACATGTAATACACGACGTAGGAGCCTCGTTGTTTAAGGAATCCACATCGCTGGATGTGGGTCCCGTCCTCATATACTGTGTACTTAATTGAAGTTAGGGCCATCCACGGGGCACAGTAAACAATAGCGAACAGCCACAGGGCTGCTATTATACGTTTTGCTCTTTTTACAGTGCACATTGTCTGGGCTTTCATGGGATGGCATATTGCGATATATCGCTCCACTGTGAAGGCAGTTATGGATAAAGCCGAAGCAGACGATCCAAGGTACTGAAGAAACACTAGAATAGGACACATACCACTGCCCCATATCCACTGATCTATCTGGAAGAAGTATTCCGGAATCGAGGGCAATGTAGCCGAGATAAGAACAATACAATCAGCAACAGCCAGACTCAAAAGGTAGCAGTTTGTCGGTGTGTGCATGGTACGTGTTCTAGCGACAACAATTACCACCAAAATATTCCCTAGTAATCCGACGATAAAAATGACAGAAGCAAAGAACACACCGACGATCCTGTACGGCGCAGTGTAGAACATCGGCACGGAAAAGTTCCCTTCTGTCAGGGAATCGTTCACTGAAATCACCGTGTCGTTTTCCATGTTTTAAGATTTCCAATCAAGAATTTCAAATCTTTTATGGTTTTAACATTTTCGGAACTTCAATAAAAAATTCTCCCCATGGCACGATGGAAACCTATGAAGGATCCTATATTGGTCCTCAATAAAGTGAGCGCTTAGCGATACCCTAACCTAACTATTGAATCTTTTCGACTGCCCAGATTTCATTTGACATCAAATTCTTCGAATCTCTCACAACTTCATCTCATCTTCACACGCGTTTGTAAAGAATCGGACTTAAAAATCCGGTATCTGTGTTTCTCAATAGTTTCCCCAACAAGTGTGCGTGTTGGCTGTGCGCGGCTGTCTTGGATGCTAGGCGCTTGCAGCAGACGATAGGCTCTCTGGTGTTCTAGGAGACAGCGTGGTGTGCCAGGCTCGATCAACCCTCGATCAATAGCCAGTCCTCGTCGTGGCCGAATGTTTAATACTCCTGTAACGACTACGTTCTCTCTTGTCTGCTGCGCTCCAATGAACCCAAGCTCCTACATCGATAGCCAGATCCCAGAAAATACGAGCTTTGAGAAACAAAAGCAGAAATAATCATCACAACCAGGCAATACAGATgattaaaaacacatttatataaATCCAAACTCATAAAAATAGGTTTCACGATAATCTGAGTATAACAGGCTTGTCGTGTCAAAATGACTTTTGGGTAGGCTACACTGTAGTGTGAACACATACGCGCTCAACAGCCACTCCAACGGTAACTGGATATATCTAATCTATAAGTTACACTAGTTTCggataattatttattgactCTTTTGCCGGATGCTATCTTTGGAAGTATGTGACATACCAGCTGGTAATTATATTCTTGATGGTATTcatatttgacatgtttgtCCCTGC
Proteins encoded in this window:
- the LOC135465696 gene encoding thyrotropin-releasing hormone receptor-like — encoded protein: MENDTVISVNDSLTEGNFSVPMFYTAPYRIVGVFFASVIFIVGLLGNILVVIVVARTRTMHTPTNCYLLSLAVADCIVLISATLPSIPEYFFQIDQWIWGSGMCPILVFLQYLGSSASALSITAFTVERYIAICHPMKAQTMCTVKRAKRIIAALWLFAIVYCAPWMALTSIKYTVYEDGTHIQRCGFLKQRGSYVVYYMSDLIVFYVIPLMITTVLYGLIARILLSNTIPKTPGGGANGVKTNNKKITSSRNQVIRMLAVVVTLFATLWMPYRLMVVYNSFAKERYLDLWFILFCRVMIYINSAINPILYNAMSVKFRRAFRKILRCGVRDRDMKYLYSEVATDTNTAYPKKLAVKASNGLNSNNSAL